Proteins from one Drosophila gunungcola strain Sukarami chromosome 3R, Dgunungcola_SK_2, whole genome shotgun sequence genomic window:
- the LOC128261663 gene encoding AP2-associated protein kinase 1, translating into MRGFLLLCFIASVSAAKLGYNYQAAASDRRFAGLIDAEATGFSSTPTHQQQQLVQQESQQQRQQQQQQQQQQIPAAADEFSKEFFTYAAPEEEFADREATEHIASMLKRNLRVLFIKSPEHHGLTNAALQLAKQASEQRTAIYVLSKQADIGQLAQRLATENQAQSHKPEVHFVKYRTPEDAVRAQQLIQQQFDSLGGSSRSSDEGVAPVLDFSSAPAAINVQEQNDAQNQVQAVTPLTKYLPAALLRSK; encoded by the exons ATGCGCGGATTCCTG TTACTTTGTTTTATCGCCTCCGTTTCGGCGGCCAAACTGGGCTACAATTACCAAGCTGCTGCTAGCGACCGACGATTTGCCGGACTCATCGATGCCGAGGCCACAGGATTCAGTTCTACACCCacgcatcagcagcagcaactggtGCAGCAGgagtcgcagcagcagcggcagcagcagcagcagcagcagcagcaacagattCCTGCTGCTGCGGATGAGTTCAGCAAGGAGTTCTTCACTTATGCCGCTCCCGAGGAGGAGTTTGCGGACCGCGAGGCCACCGAGCACATTGCCAGCATGCTGAAGCGCAACCTGCGCGTGCTGTTCATCAAGTCGCCGGAGCACCACGGTCTCACCAACGCTGCCCTCCAGTTGGCCAAGCAGGCCAGTGAGCAGAGAACGGCCATCTATGTGCTCAGCAAGCAGGCGGATATTGGCCAACTGGCCCAGCGACTGGCCACTGAGAACCAGGCCCAGAGCCACAAGCCCGAGGTGCACTTCGTCAAGTATCGCACACCCGAGGACGCGGTGCGGGCCCAGCAGCTTATCCAGCAGCAGTTCGACTCCTTGGGCGGCAGTTCCCGCAGCTCCGACGAGGGCGTGGCACCAGTGCTGGACTTCAGCTCAGCGCCCGCTGCCATTAATGTCCAGGAGCAGAATGATGCCCAGAACCAGGTCCAGGCGGTCACGCCGCTCACGAAGTATTTGCCAGCGGCACTGCTGCGCAGCAAATAG